A stretch of the Elephas maximus indicus isolate mEleMax1 chromosome 3, mEleMax1 primary haplotype, whole genome shotgun sequence genome encodes the following:
- the FCGR2B gene encoding low affinity immunoglobulin gamma Fc region receptor II-b isoform X1 yields the protein MGTPSFLPLSAGESDWTDGTVSHPLGHMLLWTALLFLVPVAGTSEDLPKAVVNLEPPWTPVLQDDYVTLKCHGAHIPGENATQWFHRGSPIPTQVQPSYGFKTTVSDSGEYRCQTGLTSLSDPVQLDVFSDWLLLQTPQLVFQEGEPIVLRCHSWKNRPLYKVTFFQNGKSKIFFRKNTNFSIPQANHSHSGDYHCTAMIGQQLKTSQPVAITVQESDNASGSSVVIIVVAVVSGIAVVAIVAAVVTLFCLRRKRISAYPGNPEHREMGETLPEQRAHFTNAEDAAKVEAEKTITYSLLKHPEGPEEETGSPDYENST from the exons ATGGGAACCCCCTCATTCCTACCCCTCTCAGCTGGTGAGAGTGACTGGACTGATGGCACAGTCTCCCATCCTTTGGGCCATATGCTGCTGTGGACAGCTCTGCTCTTCCTGG TCCCTGTTGCTGGAACATCTG AAGATCTCCCGAAGGCGGTGGTGAACCTTGAGCCTCCATGGACCCCTGTGCTCCAAGACGACTACGTGACTCTGAAGTGCCATGGGGCCCACATCCCTGGGGAAAAcgccacccagtggttccacagaGGAAGCCCCATCCCAACTCAGGTCCAGCCCAGCTACGGCTTTAAGACCACTGTCAGTGACAGCGGGGAGTACAGGTGCCAGACAGGCCTGACCAGCCTCAGCGATCCTGTGCAGCTGGACGTGTTTTCCG ATTGGCTGTTGCTCCAGACCCCTCAGTTGGTGTTTCAGGAAGGGGAGCCCATTGTGCTCAGGTGCCACAGCTGGAAGAACAGGCCTCTGTACAAGGTCACATTCTTCCAGAATGGAAAATCCAAGATATTTTTCCGTAAAAATACCAACTTCTCCATCCCACAAGCAAACCACAGTCACAGTGGAGATTATCACTGCACGGCAATGATAGGGCAGCAGCTGAAGACATCGCAGCCTGTGGCCATCACTGTCCAAG AGTCTGACAACGCGAGCGGCTCTTCAGTGGTGATTATTGTTGTGGCTGTGGTCTCGGGGATTGCTGTAGTGGCCATTGTTGCTGCCGTGGTAACCTTGTTCTGCCTCAGGCGAAAGCGGATTTCAG CTTACCCAGGAAACCCTGAACACAGGGAAATGGGAGAGACCCTCCCTGAGCAACGAG CCCATTTCACTAATGCTGAGGATGCTGCCAAAGTTGAG GCTGAGAAGACAATCACCTATTCACTTCTCAAACACCCAGAAGGTCCAGAGGAAGAAACAGGGTCCCCGGATTACGAGAACAGCACTTAG
- the FCGR2B gene encoding low affinity immunoglobulin gamma Fc region receptor II-b isoform X2, with protein sequence MGTPSFLPLSAGESDWTDGTVSHPLGHMLLWTALLFLVPVAGTSEDLPKAVVNLEPPWTPVLQDDYVTLKCHGAHIPGENATQWFHRGSPIPTQVQPSYGFKTTVSDSGEYRCQTGLTSLSDPVQLDVFSDWLLLQTPQLVFQEGEPIVLRCHSWKNRPLYKVTFFQNGKSKIFFRKNTNFSIPQANHSHSGDYHCTAMIGQQLKTSQPVAITVQESDNASGSSVVIIVVAVVSGIAVVAIVAAVVTLFCLRRKRISAHFTNAEDAAKVEAEKTITYSLLKHPEGPEEETGSPDYENST encoded by the exons ATGGGAACCCCCTCATTCCTACCCCTCTCAGCTGGTGAGAGTGACTGGACTGATGGCACAGTCTCCCATCCTTTGGGCCATATGCTGCTGTGGACAGCTCTGCTCTTCCTGG TCCCTGTTGCTGGAACATCTG AAGATCTCCCGAAGGCGGTGGTGAACCTTGAGCCTCCATGGACCCCTGTGCTCCAAGACGACTACGTGACTCTGAAGTGCCATGGGGCCCACATCCCTGGGGAAAAcgccacccagtggttccacagaGGAAGCCCCATCCCAACTCAGGTCCAGCCCAGCTACGGCTTTAAGACCACTGTCAGTGACAGCGGGGAGTACAGGTGCCAGACAGGCCTGACCAGCCTCAGCGATCCTGTGCAGCTGGACGTGTTTTCCG ATTGGCTGTTGCTCCAGACCCCTCAGTTGGTGTTTCAGGAAGGGGAGCCCATTGTGCTCAGGTGCCACAGCTGGAAGAACAGGCCTCTGTACAAGGTCACATTCTTCCAGAATGGAAAATCCAAGATATTTTTCCGTAAAAATACCAACTTCTCCATCCCACAAGCAAACCACAGTCACAGTGGAGATTATCACTGCACGGCAATGATAGGGCAGCAGCTGAAGACATCGCAGCCTGTGGCCATCACTGTCCAAG AGTCTGACAACGCGAGCGGCTCTTCAGTGGTGATTATTGTTGTGGCTGTGGTCTCGGGGATTGCTGTAGTGGCCATTGTTGCTGCCGTGGTAACCTTGTTCTGCCTCAGGCGAAAGCGGATTTCAG CCCATTTCACTAATGCTGAGGATGCTGCCAAAGTTGAG GCTGAGAAGACAATCACCTATTCACTTCTCAAACACCCAGAAGGTCCAGAGGAAGAAACAGGGTCCCCGGATTACGAGAACAGCACTTAG